One Coffea arabica cultivar ET-39 chromosome 5e, Coffea Arabica ET-39 HiFi, whole genome shotgun sequence DNA segment encodes these proteins:
- the LOC113743592 gene encoding uncharacterized protein encodes MEPHMHHLRQSSSAVHSPFAPTKKVTEEAETDTEEEEEEEEEVEEEEEEEEDGNGGFGAEIEVEPELKKKRMNFDEGPRKRGSRTAAEGAGGGGGAVAVAPPPGCRAENCKADLTDSKSYHKRHKVCEYHAKAEVVVVEGLKQRFCQQCSRFHDLSEFDEAKRSCRRRLAGHNERRRKHFTESRGEGSGRRGSNPGAKKDQCRQVDERGRTPIVLPENHQKLHIH; translated from the exons ATGGAGCCTCACATGCACCACCTTAGGCAATCATCATCAGCCGTGCATTCCCCGTTTGCTCCAACCAAGAAAGTGACGGAAGAGGCAGAGACTGAcacagaggaggaggaggaggaagaggaagaggtggaggaggaggaggaggaagaagaagatggtAATGGTGGTTTTGGAGCAGAAATTGAGGTGGAGCCTGAGCttaagaagaaaagaatgaattttgatgaGGGTCCAAGGAAGAGGGGTTCAAGAACTGCTGCTGAAGGtgctggtggtggtggtggagcgGTGGCAGTGGCACCACCGCCGGGCTGCCGGGCGGAGAATTGTAAGGCTGATCTTACTGATTCAAAGAGCTACCACAAGAGGCACAAGGTGTGTGAGTATCATGCTAAGGCTGAAGTTGTCGTGGTTGAAGGACTGAAGCAGAGGTTCTGTCAGCAGTGCAGCAG ATTCCACGACCTCTCAGAATTTGATGAGGCAAAGAGAAGTTGTCGCCGACGCTTAGCAGGACACAATGAGCGACGCCGCAAGCACTTTACTGAATCTCGTGGAGAAGGATCAGGACGACGAGGATCGAATCCGGGAGCCAAGAAAGATCAATGCAGGCAGGTTGATGAAAGAGGAAGAACCCCAATTGTTTTACCAGAGAACCACCAAAAACTCCACATCCATTAG
- the LOC113688504 gene encoding phytosulfokine receptor 2 — translation MVVRELFPMTIMNLLLLACFICLLSGLEAQSQGCHPNDLAALKEFAGNLTNGSIISAWSNDLSCCNWDGVVCGGSRVIMLNLSRNGVKGVISESLGNLDQLRLLDLSHNDLEGGLPSDLSNLQLLESLDLSHNKLSGQVVGALIKLRSIQSLNLSSNLFTGNFTDFGKFPNLVEFIIINNSFSGELDSQLCSISRKIQVVDLSLNRFSGGLEGLDNCSTSLQQLHLDENSFSGPLPESLYSVTSLEQLSFSANNFSGQLSPQLSKLSNLKSLVLSGNVFSGTLPNVFGNLTKLEQLVAHSNSFSGPLPSSLAQCSKLRVLDLGKNSLSGVIDLNFTGLPNLHTLDLASNHFYGPLPDSLSTSQELKILSLAKNELTGHVPESYANLTSLVFLSLSNNSLTSLSGALSVLQNCRNLTTLILTKNFHGEKIPTNVGGFQNLMVFALGNCGLNGQIPSWLLNCSKLEVLDLSWNHLNGSIPPWIGQMDNLFYLDLSNNSLTGEIPKSITELKGLVTAKSNPPSLNSSTSIPLFVKRNQSSSGLQYNQASSFPPSILLSNNKLNGTIWPEIGRLKQVHVLDLSRNNITGTIPPSISDMGNLEVLDLSFNDLYGSIPSSFNKLTFLSKFSVAYNHLQGAIPIGGQFFSFPSSSFDGNPGLCGKIISPCAVNNVGLQPVIPATSNNKFGRSSILGLTISIGVGIAILLALVLLKISRRDMGNPIDDLEDEISRPPRLSDAFGPSKLVLFQNADCKDLTVADILKGTSNFGQTNIVGCGGFGLVFKADLPNGTKAAIKRLSGDCGQVEREFQAEVEALSRAQHKNLVSLQGYCRHGNDRLLIYSYMENGSLDYWLHERIDGSSFLRWEARLKIAQGAARGLAYLHKEPNIIHRDIKTSNILLDERFEAHLADFGLSRLLHPYDTHVTTDLVGTLGYIPPEYSQTLTATFRGDVYSFGVVLLELLTGRRPVEVCKGKNCRDLVSWVFQMKSERREEEIFDSSIWDKDFEKQLLEVLAIACKCIDQEPRRRPSIDQVVSWLDAIETGRARK, via the coding sequence ATGGTGGTCAGGGAACTTTTCCCCATGACTATCATGAATTTACTATTATTGGCTTGTTTTATCTGCTTGCTTTCGGGACTTGAAGCCCAAAGCCAGGGTTGTCATCCAAATGACCTTGCGGCATTGAAGGAATTTGCAGGAAATCTAACAAACGGCTCCATTATCTCAGCATGGTCGAATGATCTCAGTTGCTGTAACTGGGATGGTGTTGTCTGTGGTGGAAGCAGAGTGATCAtgttaaatttgtcaagaaacgGCGTGAAAGGGGTGATTTCAGAGTCTTTGGGAAATTTGGATCAGTTGAGGCTGCTTGATCTTTCACACAATGATCTCGAAGGTGGATTGCCTTCTGATCTTTCCAATTTGCAGCTGCTGGAATCTCTTGATCTTAGCCATAACAAGTTATCTGGACAAGTGGTGGGAGCACTTATTAAATTAAGGTCAATCCAATCACTGAATCTGTCTAGCAATCTATTCACTGGAAACTTCACTGATTTTGGTAAATTTCCCAATCTTGTTGAATTTATCATTATCAACAACTCCTTTTCTGGAGAGTTGGACTCTCAGCTCTGCAGTATCTCGAGGAAAATTCAGGTTGTTGATTTATCGTTGAACCGTTTCTCTGGTGGACTTGAAGGCTTGGATAATTGCAGCACTTCTCTTCAGCAGCTACATCTAGATGAAAATTCTTTTTCAGGCCCCCTTCCCGAGTCCCTGTATTCAGTGACTTCCTTGGAGCAGCTATCATTTTCTGCCAACAATTTCTCTGGCCAGCTTAGCCCTCAACTCAGTAAGCTTTCCAATCTGAAATCTTTGGTTTTATCCGGGAACGTGTTTTCTGGTACACTTCCTAATGTatttggcaatttgacaaaactAGAGCAGTTGGTTGCGCATTCTAATTCGTTCTCTGGGCCATTGCCTTCTAGCCTGGCCCAATGCTCTAAGCTAAGAGTGCTTGATCTTGGAAAAAATTCTTTATCTGGTGTCATTGATCTTAACTTCACTGGATTACCGAATCTGCATACTCTTGATCTTGCTAGTAATCACTTTTACGGTCCCCTACCAGACTCACTATCTACTTCCCAGGAGCTGAAAATTTTGAGTCTTGCCAAGAATGAACTAACTGGCCACGTACCTGAGAGTTATGCAAATCTCACATCTCTTGTGTTCTTATCTTTGTCCAACAACAGTCTTACAAGTTTATCTGGAGCATTGTCAGTTCTGCAGAATTGCAGAAACCTCACTACCCTCATCCTCACCAAGAATTTCCATGGTGAAAAAATCCCAACAAATGTAGGTGGTTTTCAGAACTTGATGGTTTTTGCACTCGGGAACTGTGGCCTGAATGGCCAAATTCCAAGTTGGTTATTGAATTGCAGCAAGTTGGAAGTTCTTGACTTGTCCTGGAATCATTTGAATGGAAGTATTCCTCCATGGATTGGCCAGATGGACAACTTATTCTACTTGGATTTGTCTAATAACTCATTGACGGGAGAAATTCCAAAAAGTATAACAGAGCTGAAGGGACTCGTAACTGCAAAAAGCAATCCACCAAGTCTCAACTCATCAACCAGCATTCCTCTCTTTGTCAAACGAAATCAGAGTTCTAGTGGTTTACAGTATAATCAAGCTTCAAGTTTCCCTCCATCAATATTATTGAGCAACAATAAACTAAATGGAACAATTTGGCCTGAAATTGGACGGTTGAAGCAAGTCCATGTCCTTGATCTCAGCAGGAATAATATTACTGGAACCATCCCTCCATCCATTTCTGATATGGGAAATCTGGAGGTCCTGGATTTGTCATTCAATGATCTCTACGGATCAATTCCTTCATCATTCAATAAGCTAACATTCCTATCAAAGTTTAGTGTGGCTTATAATCACTTGCAGGGAGCAATCCCAATTGGTGGCCAGTTTTTTAGTTTCCCCAGCTCAAGCTTTGATGGTAACCCTGGACTTTGTGGGAAAATCATCTCTCCTTGTGCAGTTAATAATGTTGGGCTTCAACCTGTTATTCCTGCAACTTCAAACAACAAGTTTGGTCGGAGCAGTATCCTTGGATTGACAATTAGTATAGGGGTGGGAATTGCCATTCTCCTGGCCCTAGTTCTGCttaaaatttcaagaagagaTATGGGAAATCCAATTGATGACCTGGAGGATGAAATCAGTAGGCCCCCGAGATTGTCTGATGCATTTGGACCTTCAAAGTTGGTGCTCTTCCAGAATGCTGACTGCAAGGATCTCACAGTTGCAGACATTCTGAAGGGAACGAGCAATTTCGGCCAAACAAATATTGTTGGCTGTGGAGGTTTTGGTCTTGTTTTCAAGGCTGACCTACCTAATGGCACAAAAGCTGCAATCAAGAGACTATCTGGTGATTGCGGGCAGGTGGAACGTGAATTCCAAGCTGAAGTAGAAGCACTCTCAAGAGCTCAGCACAAGAACCTTGTTTCTCTGCAAGGGTACTGCAGGCATGGAAATGACAGGCTTCTCATTTACTCCTACATGGAGAATGGAAGCTTAGATTATTGGTTGCATGAAAGGATTGATGGGAGTTCCTTTCTTAGATGGGAAGCAAGGCTAAAGATTGCTCAAGGGGCTGCTCGTGGATTAGCTTATCTGCATAAGGAGCCAAATATAATTCATCGAGACATTAAAACTAGCAACATTCTTCTGGATGAGAGGTTTGAAGCTCATTTAGCTGATTTTGGGTTGTCTAGGTTACTTCATCCTTATGACACCCATGTCACTACCGATTTGGTCGGCACCCTGGGGTATATACCTCCGGAGTACAGCCAAACATTGACGGCAACTTTCAGGGGAGATGTTTACAGTTTTGGTGTTGTTCTGCTTGAGCTTCTTACCGGAAGGAGACCTGTTGAAGTTTGCAAGGGGAAGAATTGCAGAGACTTGGTTTCATGGGTGTTTCAGATGAAATCtgagaggagagaggaggagaTATTTGATTCATCTATATGggataaagattttgaaaagcAGCTATTAGAGGTGCTTGCTATAGCCTGTAAATGTATAGACCAGGAGCCTAGACGCAGACCCTCCATCGATCAAGTTGTTTCTTGGCTTGATGCAATTGAGACTGGAAGAgctagaaaataa